The proteins below come from a single Mus musculus strain C57BL/6J chromosome 5, GRCm38.p6 C57BL/6J genomic window:
- the Gm1043 gene encoding uncharacterized protein C4orf50 homolog isoform X1 — MEPTAQGQTEKSFSYVIRAPSIDGSDGINVDVKIDTCWVFRDMEESDKEQGRLPETASSLDLDTGLLREQLESSEQKLLAAVDKHMVSESGLRSRVQELELSERRLLLKVEQLSACVAEERSATIRVQEQLQALKGTLVSQVREAESAVRRQRRLQERLRRKDEALARQAAALKRCGRVQRQQLGLVREQERVLRVQVQRLERDVRRLGHAAGLLLAQLQAADSSPIMGSSGPQFLAGPLGDPEGEELSALRARAELAERERVKAVLRLREHSATERQLREQLEELRCCVYGLTLSEIGLHSQVEELAHQNRRLRAQLGHGSPGALGCAQSDSPPPPRAEVLDPGSSHGCHGDARELQGPAGQFSEESPSCVGDGPDPHMMVLARTIGKLQRDLPGSEHRQGALIQPHLDAQVLRLLCSCPPGSGMDEPLCSLGLSEVSENLQSVGAQEPLLLLPTSMLQLWGPAGDPELLLLPLLQECPLQELQTQEELDSMLSPALGALAHSSCHRNLARNHDITFGRESPLISNGSSLTKGPKEPRDKWQEGSGPPVTSAEKWGVMGTLGGVKSELDDRCLLFLQDSEKLSLDTEVHTPESMQGGGGAADTQAVSSFPWLGSECLILPLHGTASRSQEGPDSLSKRGNVEGCGWERLINLSPEEEEATSFRAHGTRTRTNGSQLSLGKGKDIWRSAQGKQGHQLCFGDAEFLQKERSGDGEQEKMQVRVASDSASVGPEQPEFKTRVGQEQCIDDQDFLQLSRWASAGASSEGPFSSQALITGQDRRALQTDTLEKEVGAGFQQLNNLQSVCGDPQQMSALMRESHSATHRWRRDMEEGVCLQQALASQDLNAKPNKNDEGVGLDEDVVLCNGEVFPGAVLNGDKANWGSSELGGSQLPATCYILNKAGSRFHQLLANTEKERSQILLDNAGLQGHQEGCHHEGCPCEKEHAREAAKALRLEQANHTLQGELVRLRHELDGCLQAVSDLEECNRKSYCKISQLEEENEKLKRDLGQLHKAVAESVRKAGSRVKHVTLENAELRALISELGVSYKGLIKDTVLGIEDMVWALQGENKRLVGRVQGLEREVLQMSRDSGEETWYSQGNASMVGDKGHAEDKEVQVTMFSRQLSTRACGPSWAEKSDVAGGPSLDLEDSKCRADATMTSSVCAATTGPQEAHTNGAAGDRAWLPKEQKTPWCSVQQGAPQRSRSLSPQLQNSKAAASEEDTRLCIQRLQHQVRTLQCQLRDQGWALRELQMARDEAVGLQDKLKSKLEELREQQHEVRLASSPLKAKLASLVHKCQERNRLIEHLLQELPRHEPRNRLLSELAQNMLEDIALAEYSATFLTPGAPEMFCHLDVSSKETLAGGAQESLFNSETDSVLQSLWGAESWSHPGVEWALQTAPPGSPKTPDLTNGFSWETEDMLAPLRNTGKCCLRSPGPGLSLEKEDITIRHITMEKMNVCPR, encoded by the exons ATGGAGCCGACAGCCCAGGGACAGACGGAGAAAAGCTTCAGCTACGTCATCAGAGCTCCCAGCATCGATGGCTCGGATGGGATAAATGTGGACGTGAAGATTGACACCTGCTGGGTGTTCCGAGACATGGAGGAGAGTGACAAGGAGCAGGGACGCCTTCCAGAAACAGccagcagcctggacctggaCACAGGGCTGCTCAGGGAGCAGCTAGAATCCTCCGAGCAGAAGCTGTTGGCAGCTGTGGACAAGCATATGGTATCAGAGTCAGGGCTGAGGAGCAG GGTCCAGGAGCTGGAGCTGTCAGAAAGGAGGCTTCTCTTGAAGGTGGAACAGCTGAGTGCCTGTGTGGCCGAGGAAAGAAGTGCCACAATCCGCGTCCAGGAGCAGCTGCAGGCACTGAAGGGGACACTGGTCAGCCAG GTGCGGGAGGCAGAGAGTGCGGTCCGACGGCAGCGGCGGCTGCAGGAGCGGCTGCGGCGCAAGGACGAGGCGCTGGCACGGCAGGCGGCGGCCCTGAAGCGTTGCGGGCGGGTGCAGCGGCAGCAGCTGGGCCTGGTGCGGGAGCAGGAGCGCGTTCTGCGGGTGCAGGTGCAGCGGCTGGAGCGCGACGTGCGGCGCCTGGGGCACGCTGCGGGCCTCCTGCTGGCTCAGCTGCAGGCCGCGGACTCGTCGCCCATTATGGGGAGCTCCGGACCGCAGTTTCTAGCCGGTCCCTTGGGTGATCCCGAGGGGGAAGAGCTGAGCGCGCTGCGAGCCAGGGCGGAGCTCGCGGAGCGGGAGCGGGTGAAAGCGGTGCTCAGGCTGCGGGAGCACAGCGCCACCGAGCGGCAGCTGCGGGAGCAGCTGGAGGAACTGCGCTGCTGCGTGTATGGGCTGACGTTGTCGGAGATTGGCCTGCACAGCCAGGTGGAGGAGCTCGCCCATCAAAATCGGCGCCTGCGGGCCCAGCTGGGGCACGGTAGCCCG GGTGCCTTGGGCTGTGCACAGAGTGATTCTCCACCTCCACCCAGGGCAGAGGTGCTGGATCCCGGCAGCAGCCACGGCTGCCATGGTGATGCGCGTGAACTTCAGGGCCCGGCAG GCCAGTTCTCAGAAGAGTCCCCTAGCTGTGTTGGAGACGGACCAGACCCCCACATGATGGTGTTAGCAAGGACCATAGGCAAGCTTCAGAGAGACCTGCCAGGGTCTGAGCATAGACAG GGGGCTCTCATCCAGCCCCACCTGGATGCACAGGTTCTCCGGCTGCTGTGTAGCTGTCCCCCAGGTTCAGGCATGGACGAGCCACTCTGCTCCTTGGGTTTGTCAGAAGTATCAGAGAATCTTCAAAGTGTTGGAGCCCAAGAACCCCTACTGCTGTTACCCACATCCATGCTCCAGCTCTGGGGACCTGCTGGAGACCCAGAGCTCCTCCTGCTGCCCCTGCTCCAGgagtgtcctctgcaagaactgcAGACCCAAGAAGAGCTGGACAGCATGCTTTCACCCGCCCTTGGAGCTCTGGCACACTCCAGCTGCCATCGTAATCTGGCAAGGAACCATGACATCACCTTCGGTCGGGAGTCCCCACTTATTTCCAATGGTTCATCTCTCACAAAAGGGCCCAAGGAGCCAAGAGACAAGTGGCAGGAGGGAAGTGGGCCTCCAGTCACAAGTGCAGAGAAGTGGGGGGTGATGGGAACCTTGGGTGGGGTAAAGTCAGAGCTTGATGACAGGTGCCTGCTGTTCCTGCAAGACAGTGAGAAGCTGTCCTTGGACACCGAGGTCCACACTCCAGAGAGCATGCAGGGAGGAGGCGGGGCTGCAGATACCCAGGCTGTGTCCTCCTTTCCTTGGCTTGGGTCAGAATGTCTAATACTGCCTCTGCATGGGACAGCCTCTAGGTCACAGGAGGGTCCTGACTCCCTGAGCAAAAGAGGGAATGTGGAAGGATGTGGCTGGGAACGATTGATAAATCTGTctccagaggaggaagaggccacCAGCTTCAGGGCTCATGGGACCCGGACAAGGACAAATGGTAGCCAGCTTTCCTTGGGAAAGGGCAAAGACATCTGGAGGAGTGCACAGGGCAAGCAGGGCCACCAGCTGTGCTTTGGAGACGCTGAGTTCCTACAGAAGGAGAGATCTGGGGATGGAGAACAAGAGAAGATGCAGGTCCGAGTGGCATCAGACTCGGCTTCTGTGGGCCCTGAGCAGCCTGAGTTCAAGACCCGTGTGGGTCAGGAACAGTGCATAGATGATCAGGATTTTTTACAGCTTTCCAGATGGGCTTCAGCAGGTGCCAGCAGTGAAGGTCCTTTCTCCTCACAGGCTCTGATCACAGGACAGGATAGGCGTGCCCTCCAGACAGACACACTGGAGAAGGAGGTGGGAGCAGGCTTCCAGCAGCTGAACAACCTGCAGAGTGTGTGTGGAGACCCCCAGCAGATGTCAGCCTTGATGAGAGAGAGCCACAGTGCCACTCACAGGTGGCGGCGGGACATGGAGGAGGGTGTGTGCCTTCAGCAGGCATTGGCCAGCCAGGATCTGAATGCAAAACCCAACAAGAACGATGAGGGAGTGGGGCTGGACGAGGATGTGGTCCTATGCAATGGAGAAGTTTTTCCAGGAGCAGTACTCAATGGGGATAAAGCCAACTGGGGCTCTTCTGAGCTGGGTGGCAGTCAGCTCCCTGCAACATGCTATATCCTAAATAAGGCGGGAAGCAGATTCCATCAGCTCCTGGCTAACACGGAGAAAGAGAGAAGTCAGATTTTACTTGATAATGCCGGGCTTCAGGGACACCAAGAGGGATGTCACCATGAAGGATGCCCTTGTGAAAAGGAGCATGCAAGAGAAGCTGCCAAGGCACTGAGGCTGGAACAGGCAAACCACACGCTGCAGGGAGAGCTGGTCCGCCTCAGGCACGAGCTGGACGGGTGCCTGCAGGCTGTGTCCGACCTGGAGGAATGCAATAGGAAGAGTTACTGCAAGATTTCCCAGCTGGAAGAGGAGAACGAGAAACTGAAGAGGGACCTGGGCCAGTTGCATAAGGCCGTGGCTGAAAGTGTCAGGAAAGCCGGGAGCAGGGTGAAACATGTCACCCTGGAAAATGCAGAGCTCAGGGCTCTGATCTCTGAGCTCGGGGTCAGCTATAAAGGACTGATAAAAGACACAGTGCTAGGGATAGAAGACATGGTCTGGGCTCTGCAGGGGGAAAACAAGCGCCTTGTGGGCAGGGTCCAAGGCCTGGAGAGGGAGGTCCTGCAGATGAGCAGGGATTCGGGGGAAGAAACGTGGTACTCCCAGGGAAACGCCAGCATGGTGGGAGACAAGGGACACGCTGAAGACAAAGAGGTCCAGGTGACTATGTTTTCAAGACAACTTAGCACAAGAGCCTGTGGGCCATCCTGGGCTGAGAAGTCGGATGTGGCTGGAGGACCTTCCTTAGATTTGGAAGATTCCAAATGCAGGGCTGATGCTACTATGACCTCATCAGTCTGTGCAGCCACCACAGGGCCTCAGGAAGCACACACCAACGGGGCAGcgggagacagagcttggctgcCGAAAGAACAGAAGACGCCATGGTGTTCTGTGCAACAAGGAGCGCCTCAGAGGTCCCGGAGCCTCAGCCCCCAG CTCCAAAACTCTAAGGCTGCTGCCTCTGAGGAAGACACCAGACTATGCATACAGCGGCTCCAGCACCAGGTTCGGACCCTACAGTGCCAGCTCAGGGACCAGGGCTGGGCACTGAGGGAGTTGCAGATGGCTCGGGATGAGGCAGTGGGCCTCCAGGATAAGCTCAAAAGCAAG CTTGAGGAGCTTCGGGAGCAGCAGCATGAAGTGCGCCTGGCTTCAAGCCCTCTGAAG GCCAAGCTGGCTTCCCTGGTCCACAAGTGCCAGGAGAGGAACCGCCTGATTGAACACCTACTGCAGGAGCTGCCAAGGCACGAGCCCAGGAACCGCCTGCTCTCTGAGCTGGCGCAGAACATGCTTGAGGATATAGCCCTGGCTGAGTATAGTGCCACCTTCCTGACCCCAGGAGCACCTGAG
- the Gm1043 gene encoding uncharacterized protein C4orf50 homolog isoform X3, with product MEPTAQGQTEKSFSYVIRAPSIDGSDGINVDVKIDTCWVFRDMEESDKEQGRLPETASSLDLDTGLLREQLESSEQKLLAAVDKHMVSESGLRSRVQELELSERRLLLKVEQLSACVAEERSATIRVQEQLQALKGTLVSQVREAESAVRRQRRLQERLRRKDEALARQAAALKRCGRVQRQQLGLVREQERVLRVQVQRLERDVRRLGHAAGLLLAQLQAADSSPIMGSSGPQFLAGPLGDPEGEELSALRARAELAERERVKAVLRLREHSATERQLREQLEELRCCVYGLTLSEIGLHSQVEELAHQNRRLRAQLGHGSPGALGCAQSDSPPPPRAEVLDPGSSHGCHGDARELQGPAGQFSEESPSCVGDGPDPHMMVLARTIGKLQRDLPGSEHRQGALIQPHLDAQVLRLLCSCPPGSGMDEPLCSLGLSEVSENLQSVGAQEPLLLLPTSMLQLWGPAGDPELLLLPLLQECPLQELQTQEELDSMLSPALGALAHSSCHRNLARNHDITFGRESPLISNGSSLTKGPKEPRDKWQEGSGPPVTSAEKWGVMGTLGGVKSELDDRCLLFLQDSEKLSLDTEVHTPESMQGGGGAADTQAVSSFPWLGSECLILPLHGTASRSQEGPDSLSKRGNVEGCGWERLINLSPEEEEATSFRAHGTRTRTNGSQLSLGKGKDIWRSAQGKQGHQLCFGDAEFLQKERSGDGEQEKMQVRVASDSASVGPEQPEFKTRVGQEQCIDDQDFLQLSRWASAGASSEGPFSSQALITGQDRRALQTDTLEKEVGAGFQQLNNLQSVCGDPQQMSALMRESHSATHRWRRDMEEGVCLQQALASQDLNAKPNKNDEGVGLDEDVVLCNGEVFPGAVLNGDKANWGSSELGGSQLPATCYILNKAGSRFHQLLANTEKERSQILLDNAGLQGHQEGCHHEGCPCEKEHAREAAKALRLEQANHTLQGELVRLRHELDGCLQAVSDLEECNRKSYCKISQLEEENEKLKRDLGQLHKAVAESVRKAGSRVKHVTLENAELRALISELGVSYKGLIKDTVLGIEDMVWALQGENKRLVGRVQGLEREVLQMSRDSGEETWYSQGNASMVGDKGHAEDKEVQVTMFSRQLSTRACGPSWAEKSDVAGGPSLDLEDSKCRADATMTSSVCAATTGPQEAHTNGAAGDRAWLPKEQKTPWCSVQQGAPQSSKTLRLLPLRKTPDYAYSGSSTRFGPYSASSGTRAGH from the exons ATGGAGCCGACAGCCCAGGGACAGACGGAGAAAAGCTTCAGCTACGTCATCAGAGCTCCCAGCATCGATGGCTCGGATGGGATAAATGTGGACGTGAAGATTGACACCTGCTGGGTGTTCCGAGACATGGAGGAGAGTGACAAGGAGCAGGGACGCCTTCCAGAAACAGccagcagcctggacctggaCACAGGGCTGCTCAGGGAGCAGCTAGAATCCTCCGAGCAGAAGCTGTTGGCAGCTGTGGACAAGCATATGGTATCAGAGTCAGGGCTGAGGAGCAG GGTCCAGGAGCTGGAGCTGTCAGAAAGGAGGCTTCTCTTGAAGGTGGAACAGCTGAGTGCCTGTGTGGCCGAGGAAAGAAGTGCCACAATCCGCGTCCAGGAGCAGCTGCAGGCACTGAAGGGGACACTGGTCAGCCAG GTGCGGGAGGCAGAGAGTGCGGTCCGACGGCAGCGGCGGCTGCAGGAGCGGCTGCGGCGCAAGGACGAGGCGCTGGCACGGCAGGCGGCGGCCCTGAAGCGTTGCGGGCGGGTGCAGCGGCAGCAGCTGGGCCTGGTGCGGGAGCAGGAGCGCGTTCTGCGGGTGCAGGTGCAGCGGCTGGAGCGCGACGTGCGGCGCCTGGGGCACGCTGCGGGCCTCCTGCTGGCTCAGCTGCAGGCCGCGGACTCGTCGCCCATTATGGGGAGCTCCGGACCGCAGTTTCTAGCCGGTCCCTTGGGTGATCCCGAGGGGGAAGAGCTGAGCGCGCTGCGAGCCAGGGCGGAGCTCGCGGAGCGGGAGCGGGTGAAAGCGGTGCTCAGGCTGCGGGAGCACAGCGCCACCGAGCGGCAGCTGCGGGAGCAGCTGGAGGAACTGCGCTGCTGCGTGTATGGGCTGACGTTGTCGGAGATTGGCCTGCACAGCCAGGTGGAGGAGCTCGCCCATCAAAATCGGCGCCTGCGGGCCCAGCTGGGGCACGGTAGCCCG GGTGCCTTGGGCTGTGCACAGAGTGATTCTCCACCTCCACCCAGGGCAGAGGTGCTGGATCCCGGCAGCAGCCACGGCTGCCATGGTGATGCGCGTGAACTTCAGGGCCCGGCAG GCCAGTTCTCAGAAGAGTCCCCTAGCTGTGTTGGAGACGGACCAGACCCCCACATGATGGTGTTAGCAAGGACCATAGGCAAGCTTCAGAGAGACCTGCCAGGGTCTGAGCATAGACAG GGGGCTCTCATCCAGCCCCACCTGGATGCACAGGTTCTCCGGCTGCTGTGTAGCTGTCCCCCAGGTTCAGGCATGGACGAGCCACTCTGCTCCTTGGGTTTGTCAGAAGTATCAGAGAATCTTCAAAGTGTTGGAGCCCAAGAACCCCTACTGCTGTTACCCACATCCATGCTCCAGCTCTGGGGACCTGCTGGAGACCCAGAGCTCCTCCTGCTGCCCCTGCTCCAGgagtgtcctctgcaagaactgcAGACCCAAGAAGAGCTGGACAGCATGCTTTCACCCGCCCTTGGAGCTCTGGCACACTCCAGCTGCCATCGTAATCTGGCAAGGAACCATGACATCACCTTCGGTCGGGAGTCCCCACTTATTTCCAATGGTTCATCTCTCACAAAAGGGCCCAAGGAGCCAAGAGACAAGTGGCAGGAGGGAAGTGGGCCTCCAGTCACAAGTGCAGAGAAGTGGGGGGTGATGGGAACCTTGGGTGGGGTAAAGTCAGAGCTTGATGACAGGTGCCTGCTGTTCCTGCAAGACAGTGAGAAGCTGTCCTTGGACACCGAGGTCCACACTCCAGAGAGCATGCAGGGAGGAGGCGGGGCTGCAGATACCCAGGCTGTGTCCTCCTTTCCTTGGCTTGGGTCAGAATGTCTAATACTGCCTCTGCATGGGACAGCCTCTAGGTCACAGGAGGGTCCTGACTCCCTGAGCAAAAGAGGGAATGTGGAAGGATGTGGCTGGGAACGATTGATAAATCTGTctccagaggaggaagaggccacCAGCTTCAGGGCTCATGGGACCCGGACAAGGACAAATGGTAGCCAGCTTTCCTTGGGAAAGGGCAAAGACATCTGGAGGAGTGCACAGGGCAAGCAGGGCCACCAGCTGTGCTTTGGAGACGCTGAGTTCCTACAGAAGGAGAGATCTGGGGATGGAGAACAAGAGAAGATGCAGGTCCGAGTGGCATCAGACTCGGCTTCTGTGGGCCCTGAGCAGCCTGAGTTCAAGACCCGTGTGGGTCAGGAACAGTGCATAGATGATCAGGATTTTTTACAGCTTTCCAGATGGGCTTCAGCAGGTGCCAGCAGTGAAGGTCCTTTCTCCTCACAGGCTCTGATCACAGGACAGGATAGGCGTGCCCTCCAGACAGACACACTGGAGAAGGAGGTGGGAGCAGGCTTCCAGCAGCTGAACAACCTGCAGAGTGTGTGTGGAGACCCCCAGCAGATGTCAGCCTTGATGAGAGAGAGCCACAGTGCCACTCACAGGTGGCGGCGGGACATGGAGGAGGGTGTGTGCCTTCAGCAGGCATTGGCCAGCCAGGATCTGAATGCAAAACCCAACAAGAACGATGAGGGAGTGGGGCTGGACGAGGATGTGGTCCTATGCAATGGAGAAGTTTTTCCAGGAGCAGTACTCAATGGGGATAAAGCCAACTGGGGCTCTTCTGAGCTGGGTGGCAGTCAGCTCCCTGCAACATGCTATATCCTAAATAAGGCGGGAAGCAGATTCCATCAGCTCCTGGCTAACACGGAGAAAGAGAGAAGTCAGATTTTACTTGATAATGCCGGGCTTCAGGGACACCAAGAGGGATGTCACCATGAAGGATGCCCTTGTGAAAAGGAGCATGCAAGAGAAGCTGCCAAGGCACTGAGGCTGGAACAGGCAAACCACACGCTGCAGGGAGAGCTGGTCCGCCTCAGGCACGAGCTGGACGGGTGCCTGCAGGCTGTGTCCGACCTGGAGGAATGCAATAGGAAGAGTTACTGCAAGATTTCCCAGCTGGAAGAGGAGAACGAGAAACTGAAGAGGGACCTGGGCCAGTTGCATAAGGCCGTGGCTGAAAGTGTCAGGAAAGCCGGGAGCAGGGTGAAACATGTCACCCTGGAAAATGCAGAGCTCAGGGCTCTGATCTCTGAGCTCGGGGTCAGCTATAAAGGACTGATAAAAGACACAGTGCTAGGGATAGAAGACATGGTCTGGGCTCTGCAGGGGGAAAACAAGCGCCTTGTGGGCAGGGTCCAAGGCCTGGAGAGGGAGGTCCTGCAGATGAGCAGGGATTCGGGGGAAGAAACGTGGTACTCCCAGGGAAACGCCAGCATGGTGGGAGACAAGGGACACGCTGAAGACAAAGAGGTCCAGGTGACTATGTTTTCAAGACAACTTAGCACAAGAGCCTGTGGGCCATCCTGGGCTGAGAAGTCGGATGTGGCTGGAGGACCTTCCTTAGATTTGGAAGATTCCAAATGCAGGGCTGATGCTACTATGACCTCATCAGTCTGTGCAGCCACCACAGGGCCTCAGGAAGCACACACCAACGGGGCAGcgggagacagagcttggctgcCGAAAGAACAGAAGACGCCATGGTGTTCTGTGCAACAAGGAGCGCCTCAGAG CTCCAAAACTCTAAGGCTGCTGCCTCTGAGGAAGACACCAGACTATGCATACAGCGGCTCCAGCACCAGGTTCGGACCCTACAGTGCCAGCTCAGGGACCAGGGCTGGGCACTGA